The proteins below come from a single Esox lucius isolate fEsoLuc1 chromosome 7, fEsoLuc1.pri, whole genome shotgun sequence genomic window:
- the map4k6 gene encoding mitogen-activated protein kinase kinase kinase kinase 6 isoform X1 codes for MEAIGVSYSNPLDDYELLHRIGSGTYGDVFKARNLKTSVISAIKVVKLDPGDDISSIQQEITMIKECTHKNIVSYFGSYLRNNKLWICMEYCGGGSLQDIYHVTGPLNERQIAYVCRETLQGLRHLHETGKMHRDIKGANILLTERGDIKLADFGVAAEINASVAKRKSFIGTPYWMAPEVAAVEKKGGYNQLCDIWAVGITAIELAELQPPMFDLHPMRALMVMSKSNYQPPKLKEKTKWSADFHNFVKICLTKNPRKRPTAEKLLEHPFVSQLLTRTLFIELLDMASNPDLHKAQAMDESDLDTCSAFPDKIQSLGKHLTAHRTPSEEQFGQLKFGPPMRKETEPPDQGSYDEWSITDDQKNSPCRSLLECVEEALLERSLTIKRAPSAEHSPEDEDMDKCGTVRSVVPRNSSPLPAQSTGPIKSTANCDFTPPTVTPPFTGMAERSLFNSSIFSDSTFPFPSEAEGTLSDGQSPPSPCSPLWSTLSRKPEDSRGDCHGLPRTPKVHMGACFSKVFNGCPLKIHCAVTWVLPKTKDQHLILGTEEGIYTLNLNELHEDTMEKLLPQRCSWLYVMNNVLMSISGKSSQLCSQRLTTLFDQRRQKRQGHLSINTHRLSERINSRKFSVSGKISDTKGCRRCCVVRNPYTDSTFLCAVVPTGLVLLLWYEPLQKFMKLKNVAVSLPETLPIFELLVLETDELPQLCVGVRGPRVPVNDSERIHFDIIHLNDTPRAKSGTADHQSLKVIQVTQLDRDTVLIAFENSLKIVNMDGNPTTGMTSKLTFDFTIETLVCLQDSVLAFWKHGLKGISLHNNEVTQEITDESRIFRVLGTSRDIILQSTPTDNPSALSNLYILTGHESSY; via the exons GCACGAAACCTGAAGACATCAGTGATATCTGCAATCAAAGTTGTAAAACTAGATCCAG GTGACGATATCTCATCTATCCAGCAGGAGATCACTATGATTAAGGAATGCACTCACAAGAACATTGTGTCCTATTTCGGCAGCTACCTCAG AAATAACAAGCTGTGGATCTGCATGGAGTACTGTGGAGGAGGTTCCCTGCAGGACATTTATCATG TTACTGGTCCCCTGAATGAGAGGCAGATTGCGTATGTGTGCAGGGAAACGCTACAG GGACTGCGTCACCTGCATGAAACTGGGAAAATGCACAGAGACATCAAG GGAGCCAACATTCTCCTGACAGAGCGGGGAGATATTAAACTGG CGGATTTTGGTGTTGCAGCTGAGATCAACGCCTCAGTTGCGAAGAGGAAATCCTTCATAGGCACGCCTTATTG GATGGCACCAGAGGTGGCAGCAGTGGAGAAAAAAGGCGGGTACAACCAGCTGTGCGACATCTGGGCAGTTGGCATCACGGCCATCGAGCTGGCAGAGCTTCAGCCGCCCATGTTTGACCTGCACCCCATGAG GGCCTTGATGGTAATGTCAAAGAGCAACTACCAGCCCCCCAAACTGAAGGAGAAGACCAAATG GTCAGCTGACTTTCACAACTTTGTGAAGATATGCCTGACCAAGAACCCTCGCAAACGGCCCACAGCGGAAAAACTTTTAGAG CACCCCTTTGTCAGTCAGCTGCTGACCAGGACCCTGTTCATTGAACTGCTGGACATGGCCAGCAACCCAGATCTGCACAAAGCACAGGCTATGGACGAGAGTGATCTTGAC ACGTGCAGTGCATTCCCTGATAAGATCCAGTCTTTAGGGAAACACCTGACAGCACACAGGACTCCATCCGAAGAACAGT TTGGTCAGCTAAAGTTTGGCCCTCCCATGAGGAAGGAGACTGAACCTCCTGACCAG GGTTCATATGACGAGTGGAGCATTACAGACGACCAGAAGAACTCCCC GTGCAGAAGTCTACTGGAATGTGTTGAAGAAGCATTACTTGAAAG GAGTTTAACCATAAAGAGAGCGCCCTCTGCTGAG CACTCTCCTGAAGATGAGGATATGGATAAATGTGGCACAGTGAGAAGTGTGGTGCCGAGGAATTCTTCCCCCCTGCCTGCACAGTCAACTGGCCCGATTAAATCAACTGCCAACTGTGACTTCACTCCTCCAACTGTCACACCTCCATTCACAGGGATGGCTGAACGATCTCTCTTCAACTCTAGCATCTTCTCTGACTCCACATTTCCCTTTCCGTCCGAAG CAGAGGGCACCCTATCAGACGGACAGTCTCCACCTTCTCCATGCTCTCCACTATGGAGCACGCTCAGTAGGAAACCTGAGGACTCT AGAGGCGATTGCCATGGACTTCCGCGTACGCCCAAAGTCCAC ATGGGGGCATGTTTTTCCAAGGTGTTTAACGGCTGTCCATTAAAGATCCACTGTGCTGTCACGTGGGTCCTGCCTAAAACTAAAG ATCAGCACCTAATCCTGGGGACAGAGGAGGGCATTTACACCCTGAACCTCAACGAGCTCCATGAGGACACCATGGAGAAG TTGTTACCTCAGAGGTGCAGCTGGCTGTATGTCATGAACAACGTGCTAATGTCTATCTCAG GGAAATCATCCCAGCTGTGCTCCCAGAGGCTGACCACCCTTTTTGATCAGCGCAGACAGAAGAGACAGGGCCACCTGTCCATCAACACCCACCGCCTCTCAGAGAGGATCAATTCCAG AAAGTTCTCTGTGTCTGGAAAGATATCAGATACCAAAGGCTGTCGACGCTGCTGTGTTG TGCGAAACCCGTACACTGACAGCACATTTTTGTGTGCGGTTGTACCAACTGGACTTGTCCTACTTCTGTGGTATGAGCCCCTTCAGAAGTTCATGAAACTCAAG AATGTAGCCGTGAGTCTCCCAgaaaccctccccatctttGAGCTGCTTGTCCTGGAGACAGACGAGCTGCCACAGCTGTGTGTGGGGGTGAGGGGGCCACGGGTCCCTGTCAACGACTCTGAGCGGATCCACTTTGACATCATCCACCTGAATGACACACCCAGAGCAAAGTCAGGTACTGCAG ATCATCAATCTCTGAAGGTGATTCAGGTGACACAGCTGGACAGAGACACAGTCCTTATTGCTTTTGAAA ACTCTTTGAAAATTGTGAACATGGATGGCAACCCAACAACAGGGATGACCTCAAAGTTGACCTTCGACTTCACCATTGAGACTCTCG TTTGTTTGCAGGACAGTGTGCTGGCCTTCTGGAAGCATGGACTTAAAGGGATAAGCCTGCATAATAATGAG GTCACACAAGAGATCACAGATGAAAGTCGAATATTCAGAGTCTTGGGAACCTCAAG GGACATTATCTTGCAGAGTACTCCCACGGACAATCCATCTGCCTTAAGCAACTTGTACATCCTGACAGGTCATGAAAGTAGCTACTGA